In a genomic window of Streptococcus oralis:
- a CDS encoding phosphopentomutase: MSKFNRIHLVVLDSVGIGAAPDANNFVNAGVPDGASDTLGHISKTVGLNVPNMAKIGLGNIPRETPLKTVPAESNPTGYATKLEEVSLGKDTMTGHWEIMGLNITEPFDTFWNGFPEEILTKIEEFSGRKVIREANKPYSGTAVIDDFGPRQMETGELIIYTSADPVLQIAAHEDIIPLDELYRICEYARSITLERPALLGRIIARPYVGEPGNFTRTANRRDLAVSPFAPTVLDKLNEAGIDTYAVGKINDIFNGAGINHDMGHNKSNSHGIDTLLKTMGLAEFEKGFSFTNLVDFDALYGHRRNAHGYRDCLHEFDERLPEIIAAMRENDLLLITADHGNDPTYAGTDHTREYIPLLAYSPSFKGNGVIPVGHFADISATVADNFGVETAMIGESFLDKLV; this comes from the coding sequence ATGTCAAAATTTAATCGTATTCACTTGGTGGTACTGGATTCTGTGGGAATCGGTGCTGCGCCGGATGCCAATAACTTTGTCAATGCAGGAGTTCCAGATGGAGCTTCTGACACACTGGGACACATTTCAAAAACAGTTGGTTTGAATGTGCCAAACATGGCTAAAATCGGTCTAGGAAATATTCCTCGCGAAACGCCGCTGAAGACTGTACCAGCTGAAAGCAATCCAACAGGTTATGCAACAAAATTGGAAGAAGTATCTCTAGGTAAGGACACCATGACTGGACACTGGGAAATCATGGGACTCAATATTACCGAGCCTTTCGATACTTTCTGGAACGGATTCCCAGAAGAAATTCTGACAAAGATCGAAGAATTTTCAGGACGCAAGGTCATTCGTGAAGCTAATAAACCGTACTCAGGAACTGCTGTTATCGATGATTTCGGACCTCGTCAGATGGAAACTGGGGAGTTGATTATCTATACTTCAGCTGACCCTGTTTTGCAAATTGCTGCCCACGAAGATATCATTCCTTTAGATGAACTTTATCGTATTTGTGAATACGCTCGTTCGATTACCCTTGAGCGTCCTGCCCTTCTAGGTCGTATCATTGCCCGTCCATATGTTGGTGAACCAGGTAATTTCACTCGTACAGCAAACCGTCGTGACTTGGCTGTATCTCCATTTGCACCAACCGTTTTAGATAAATTGAACGAAGCAGGTATCGATACTTACGCTGTTGGTAAAATCAACGATATCTTTAATGGCGCTGGTATCAATCATGACATGGGCCACAACAAGTCAAACAGCCATGGAATTGATACATTATTGAAGACTATGGGACTTGCTGAGTTTGAAAAAGGATTCTCTTTCACAAACTTGGTGGACTTTGATGCCCTTTATGGACACCGCCGCAATGCTCATGGCTACCGTGATTGCTTGCATGAGTTTGATGAACGCTTGCCTGAAATTATCGCTGCCATGAGAGAAAATGATCTTCTCTTGATTACTGCGGACCACGGAAATGACCCAACCTATGCTGGAACTGACCACACTCGTGAATATATTCCACTTTTAGCATACAGCCCTAGCTTTAAGGGAAATGGTGTCATTCCAGTTGGGCATTTTGCAGATATCTCAGCAACAGTTGCGGATAACTTTGGTGTGGAAACTGCCATGATTGGGGAAAGTTTCTTAGATAAATTGGTATAA
- a CDS encoding DUF1697 domain-containing protein, with protein sequence MKRYSLLVRGINVGGKNKVVMAQLRQELTELGVEKVDTYINSGNIFFTSTDSKAQLVEKLEDFFAVHYPFIQSFSLLSQEDFETELENLPEWWTKDLARKDVLFYTEGLDVAQVIETVESLELKDEVVHFGKHGIFWGKFSEKSYYATAYHKHLLKMPFYRNITIRNAKTFDKIGQMLTNNKGDTQ encoded by the coding sequence ATGAAACGCTATTCTTTACTGGTAAGGGGCATTAATGTCGGTGGCAAGAATAAGGTTGTCATGGCGCAACTTCGTCAAGAACTGACAGAGTTGGGAGTGGAAAAAGTTGATACCTACATCAACAGTGGCAATATTTTCTTTACTTCGACAGATTCCAAAGCCCAATTGGTTGAAAAGTTAGAGGATTTCTTTGCAGTCCATTATCCATTTATTCAGAGCTTTTCCTTGCTGAGTCAAGAGGATTTTGAAACGGAACTTGAAAATCTACCTGAATGGTGGACCAAAGATTTGGCACGAAAGGACGTCCTCTTTTACACGGAGGGCTTGGATGTTGCTCAAGTCATTGAGACAGTTGAAAGTTTGGAACTGAAAGATGAAGTGGTTCATTTTGGAAAACATGGGATTTTCTGGGGGAAATTCTCTGAAAAATCCTACTATGCAACTGCCTATCACAAGCACTTGCTCAAGATGCCTTTTTATCGCAATATCACCATTCGCAATGCAAAAACCTTTGACAAAATCGGTCAAATGTTAACAAATAATAAAGGAGACACACAATGA
- the rpiA gene encoding ribose-5-phosphate isomerase RpiA, whose translation MENLKKMAGIKAAEFVKDGMVVGLGTGSTAYYFVEEIGRRIKEEGLQITAVTTSSVTSKQAEGLNIPLKSIDQVDFVDVTVDGADEVDSQFNGIKGGGGALLMEKVVATPSKEYIWVVDESKLVEKLGAFKLPVEVVQYGAEQVFRRFERAGYKPSFREKDGQRFVTDMQNFIIDLALDVIEDPIAFGQELDHVVGVVEHGLFNQMVDKVIVAGRDGVQILTSTKAN comes from the coding sequence GTGGAGAATCTGAAAAAGATGGCAGGTATCAAGGCTGCTGAGTTTGTCAAGGATGGCATGGTTGTTGGACTCGGTACTGGATCAACTGCCTACTATTTCGTAGAAGAAATTGGCCGTCGGATTAAGGAAGAAGGTTTGCAGATTACTGCTGTAACGACTTCCAGTGTGACCAGTAAACAGGCTGAAGGTCTTAACATCCCGCTCAAGTCGATTGATCAAGTAGACTTTGTCGATGTGACGGTTGACGGGGCGGATGAAGTAGATAGCCAGTTTAACGGGATTAAAGGCGGTGGTGGTGCCCTTCTGATGGAGAAGGTTGTCGCAACGCCCTCAAAAGAATACATTTGGGTGGTAGATGAAAGCAAACTGGTAGAGAAACTAGGTGCTTTTAAATTGCCAGTAGAAGTGGTTCAGTATGGTGCAGAACAGGTCTTTCGTCGGTTTGAGCGAGCTGGCTATAAACCAAGTTTCCGTGAAAAAGACGGCCAACGTTTTGTGACCGATATGCAGAACTTTATCATTGACCTAGCTTTGGATGTCATTGAAGATCCAATTGCCTTCGGGCAAGAATTGGACCATGTCGTTGGTGTCGTAGAGCACGGCTTGTTTAACCAAATGGTGGATAAGGTCATCGTAGCGGGACGAGATGGGGTTCAGATTTTAACTTCAACAAAAGCAAACTAA
- a CDS encoding ABC transporter ATP-binding protein — translation MTALIEMNQVTKTYGEGKMRVVALHETNFQLNAGEFVAIVGPSGSGKTTFLTTLGQLQEASSGKILVKGKETGSLTEKEKTDLRFREFGFILQASNLIPFLTVKEQLDLIDRLDKGKNSKSDRKELFDLLDLEKVQNHYPKALSGGERQRAAIARALYNNPSIVLADEPTASLDTERAYQVTEMLAAIAHEQGRGVVMITHDTRLLDKVDRIYVMNDGHLVEETHA, via the coding sequence ATGACAGCATTGATAGAAATGAATCAAGTGACAAAAACCTACGGGGAAGGAAAGATGAGAGTCGTAGCCCTGCATGAGACGAATTTTCAGCTAAATGCGGGAGAGTTCGTAGCTATCGTTGGGCCTTCTGGCTCTGGCAAGACGACCTTTCTAACAACTCTAGGACAACTACAGGAAGCTTCGAGTGGAAAGATTCTAGTCAAAGGGAAGGAAACAGGCAGTTTGACGGAGAAGGAAAAAACAGATCTCCGTTTTAGAGAGTTTGGTTTCATTCTCCAGGCTTCAAACTTAATTCCTTTTCTAACGGTCAAGGAACAGCTGGATTTGATAGACAGACTAGATAAGGGAAAAAATAGTAAAAGTGACCGAAAAGAGCTGTTTGACTTGTTGGATTTGGAAAAAGTTCAAAATCATTATCCCAAAGCTCTATCGGGTGGCGAACGTCAGCGTGCCGCGATTGCTAGAGCGCTCTATAACAATCCAAGCATTGTGCTTGCAGATGAGCCGACAGCCAGTCTTGACACTGAGCGTGCCTACCAAGTAACGGAGATGCTGGCTGCCATTGCCCATGAACAAGGTAGAGGAGTTGTTATGATTACGCATGACACTCGTCTTCTTGATAAGGTTGATCGTATTTATGTCATGAACGATGGCCACCTAGTTGAAGAAACACATGCATAA
- a CDS encoding ABC transporter permease, with protein MYLAIKEILRNKLRYSLILTTIFLIAFMVFFMTSLALGLVRNNRAAIDNWQATGVVLSDYANDNLTASFIPEKDYKDKSSEEAAPLGYMFAVTNLVDGSEKVNVSIFAQDWDAFISPSLTEGRYPEGDDEVVVDQSFENYGMKLGDAIQLNGSEESYKIVGLTQGNKFFTEPVVFTSLTTYWTLQGTLKANRSISALVLKNDIEVAGDGLKQISIPKMISKIPGYTPQVNVFSGMILAMIVITGLIVGIFVYIITIQKLGLYGIMRAQGIQIKTIVWSLFCQIFLLSGMGIALALLAIGGVILVLPATFFFYPSWIAYSVLSLVISLMALLGGVISLPRLLKVDPITAIAE; from the coding sequence ATGTATCTTGCTATCAAAGAGATATTGCGAAACAAACTTCGATATAGTTTGATCTTAACGACCATTTTTCTTATCGCTTTTATGGTCTTTTTTATGACTAGTCTAGCTCTCGGTCTTGTGCGAAACAACCGAGCAGCTATTGATAATTGGCAAGCGACGGGGGTGGTTTTATCTGACTACGCAAATGATAATTTGACGGCATCCTTTATTCCTGAAAAGGACTACAAGGATAAGAGTTCTGAAGAGGCTGCTCCATTGGGCTATATGTTCGCTGTAACCAATCTAGTCGATGGTAGTGAAAAGGTCAATGTTTCCATTTTTGCTCAAGACTGGGACGCATTTATCTCTCCAAGTTTGACGGAGGGGCGTTATCCTGAAGGAGATGATGAGGTTGTCGTGGATCAGTCTTTTGAGAACTATGGGATGAAGCTAGGTGATGCCATTCAGCTCAATGGAAGCGAAGAGAGTTACAAGATCGTAGGCTTGACTCAAGGAAATAAATTTTTCACTGAGCCTGTTGTCTTTACGAGTCTGACGACTTATTGGACCTTACAAGGAACCTTGAAAGCCAATCGTTCCATCTCTGCCTTGGTATTGAAAAATGATATAGAAGTGGCTGGCGATGGACTGAAACAGATTTCCATTCCAAAAATGATTTCGAAAATTCCTGGTTACACACCTCAGGTGAATGTATTTTCAGGAATGATTCTTGCTATGATTGTCATCACAGGCTTGATTGTGGGTATTTTTGTTTATATCATTACCATCCAAAAACTAGGCCTTTATGGAATAATGCGAGCTCAGGGAATACAGATCAAAACCATTGTATGGTCTCTGTTCTGTCAAATCTTCCTTTTGTCTGGTATGGGGATTGCTTTAGCCTTGCTGGCAATCGGAGGAGTGATTTTAGTCTTACCAGCTACCTTCTTTTTCTATCCAAGTTGGATAGCCTACTCTGTCCTAAGCTTGGTAATTTCCTTGATGGCCCTTCTAGGTGGTGTCATTTCACTTCCACGCTTACTAAAGGTGGACCCGATTACTGCAATTGCAGAATGA
- a CDS encoding peptidase U32 family protein — translation MEKIIITATAESIEQVEQLLEAGVDRIYVGEKDFGLRLPTTFSYEELRTIANLVHEAGKELIVAVNALMHQDMMDRIKPFLDFLEEIKTDYITVGDAGVFYVVNRDGYSFKTIYDASTMVTSSRQINFWGQKAGASEAVLAREIPSAELFKMPEILEIPAEVLVYGASVIHHSKRPLLQNYYNFTHIDDEKTRKRDLFLAEPSDPESHYSIFEDNHGTHIFANNDLDLMTKLTELVEHGFTHWKLEGLYTPGQNFVEIAKLFIQARGLIQEGNFGHDQAFLLDEEVRKLHPKNRFLDTGFYDYDPDMVK, via the coding sequence ATGGAAAAGATTATCATTACAGCAACTGCTGAAAGTATTGAACAAGTTGAACAACTACTCGAAGCTGGCGTAGACCGTATCTACGTCGGTGAAAAAGATTTTGGTCTTCGTCTGCCAACGACCTTTAGTTATGAAGAGTTACGCACCATCGCTAATCTCGTTCATGAAGCAGGCAAAGAATTGATTGTTGCGGTTAATGCCCTCATGCACCAAGATATGATGGACCGTATCAAGCCTTTCCTAGACTTCTTGGAAGAAATCAAGACAGACTATATTACTGTTGGGGATGCAGGTGTCTTTTACGTGGTAAACCGTGATGGCTATTCCTTTAAAACCATTTACGATGCTTCAACCATGGTAACAAGTAGTCGTCAAATTAACTTCTGGGGTCAAAAGGCTGGCGCATCTGAGGCGGTTTTGGCGCGTGAAATTCCATCTGCTGAACTCTTCAAGATGCCTGAGATTTTGGAAATTCCTGCTGAAGTATTGGTTTATGGGGCTAGTGTCATTCACCATTCTAAGCGTCCGCTCTTGCAAAACTACTATAACTTCACGCACATCGATGATGAAAAGACACGTAAACGTGACCTCTTCTTGGCTGAACCAAGTGATCCAGAGAGTCATTACTCTATCTTTGAAGATAATCATGGTACCCACATCTTTGCAAATAACGACCTTGATTTGATGACCAAATTGACAGAATTGGTGGAGCATGGTTTTACTCACTGGAAACTTGAGGGACTTTACACCCCAGGTCAGAATTTTGTAGAGATTGCTAAACTCTTTATTCAAGCGCGTGGCTTGATCCAAGAGGGGAATTTCGGCCATGACCAAGCTTTCTTGTTAGATGAGGAAGTGCGCAAGTTACACCCTAAAAACCGTTTCCTCGACACAGGATTCTATGATTACGATCCTGATATGGTTAAATAG